In Desulfovibrio sp. X2, a single window of DNA contains:
- a CDS encoding M23 family metallopeptidase → MQISRFISVIFGLAVLAAAVFVGVSYFSDTTPPLVSVRLEGTAVNRDHDIVIDLADEGSGLRSVVVTADQDQAHVVLLDKKLDGAKKAEVKVHLGDTSFKEGPFTLHIEAADASAFHFGAGAKQTVDQQLTLDTRKPVIDLQSQFHNLTRGGSGLAVYTADENLSRTGVKVGDFLFPGYRLADGRYACLFAFPWFMSVNDFSPVLVAVDMAGNERDRPLPFHANDKQFRNDNINISDRFLDDKMQQFESDFPDLKSNLEIFLKVNRDLRKKDMAHLLELGATSMPEVMWKEAFLRPEGQTMSQFADHRTYIYHGQKIDEQVHTGMDIANVANTPVQATNPGKIVMAQFFDIYGNAVVIDHGLGLMSLYGHLSQINVHVGDMVTRGQVIGHSGATGMAGGDHLHYEMFVSGQSVNPTEWWDPHWVKDNFFSKLGGK, encoded by the coding sequence ATGCAGATTTCCCGTTTCATCAGCGTCATATTCGGCTTGGCCGTGCTCGCCGCGGCCGTCTTCGTCGGCGTGAGCTATTTCAGCGACACCACGCCGCCTCTGGTTTCAGTCCGGCTCGAAGGCACCGCGGTCAACCGCGACCACGATATCGTGATCGACCTTGCGGACGAAGGCTCGGGGCTGCGCTCCGTGGTCGTCACCGCTGACCAGGACCAGGCGCACGTCGTGCTCCTGGACAAGAAGCTCGACGGAGCCAAGAAGGCCGAGGTCAAGGTGCATCTCGGGGATACATCCTTCAAGGAAGGCCCCTTCACCCTGCACATCGAGGCCGCGGACGCCTCGGCCTTCCACTTCGGCGCCGGCGCCAAGCAGACGGTCGACCAGCAGCTCACGCTGGATACCCGCAAGCCCGTGATCGACCTGCAGAGCCAGTTCCACAACCTCACGCGCGGCGGCTCCGGGCTCGCCGTGTACACGGCCGACGAGAACCTGAGCCGCACCGGCGTCAAGGTCGGCGACTTTCTCTTCCCGGGATACCGGCTCGCCGACGGGCGCTACGCCTGCCTCTTCGCCTTCCCGTGGTTCATGTCGGTGAACGACTTCTCTCCCGTGCTCGTCGCCGTGGACATGGCTGGAAACGAACGTGATCGCCCCCTGCCCTTCCACGCGAACGACAAGCAGTTCAGAAACGACAACATCAACATCTCCGACCGTTTTCTCGACGACAAGATGCAGCAGTTCGAGAGCGACTTTCCGGATCTGAAGAGCAATCTGGAGATATTCCTCAAGGTCAACCGCGATCTGCGCAAGAAGGACATGGCCCATCTGCTCGAGCTCGGGGCCACGAGCATGCCCGAGGTCATGTGGAAGGAGGCCTTCCTGCGGCCCGAAGGGCAGACCATGTCCCAGTTCGCCGACCACCGCACCTACATCTACCATGGCCAGAAGATCGACGAGCAGGTGCACACGGGCATGGACATCGCCAACGTGGCCAACACCCCGGTGCAGGCCACGAATCCCGGCAAGATCGTCATGGCCCAGTTCTTCGACATCTACGGCAACGCGGTGGTCATCGACCACGGCCTGGGCCTCATGTCGCTCTACGGCCACCTGAGCCAGATCAACGTACACGTGGGCGACATGGTGACCCGCGGCCAGGTCATTGGCCATTCCGGCGCCACGGGCATGGCCGGCGGCGACCATCTGCACTACGAGATGTTCGTCTCCGGACAGTCGGTGAACCCCACGGAGTGGTGGGACCCGCACTGGGTGAAGGACAACTTCTTCAGCAAGCTCGGCGGCAAGTAG
- a CDS encoding hydrogenase small subunit — protein sequence MKIHVGHGDRSAEERLQANGVSRRDFMKFCAAVSAVLGLGASGATEVAAALTQKRRPSVVYLHCAECTGCSESVLRAVQPIMIDDLILDTISLDYHETLMAAAGEKAEEALHSAINNPDGFICVVEGAIPMKDGGIYGKVAGKTMYDLVAEVAPKAKAVIAIGNCANFGGVQAAKPNPTGAKGVNDAFKDKGIKAINIGGCPPNPYNFVGAVVLYLQGKKIELDEYSRPLAFYGETVHDHCPRQKYFDQGMFAPSFDSEEARKGYCLYELGCRGPYTFNNCPTVKFNQTNWPVEAGHPCIGCSEPNFWDAMSPFYVQM from the coding sequence ATGAAAATTCACGTGGGACACGGAGACAGGAGCGCCGAGGAGCGGCTGCAGGCGAACGGCGTCTCGCGCCGTGACTTCATGAAGTTCTGCGCCGCGGTGTCGGCGGTTCTGGGCCTCGGTGCCTCGGGGGCGACCGAAGTCGCCGCCGCGCTGACCCAGAAGCGCAGGCCCAGCGTCGTGTATCTGCACTGCGCCGAGTGCACCGGCTGTTCCGAGTCGGTCCTTCGCGCCGTTCAGCCGATCATGATCGACGACCTGATCCTGGATACCATTTCCCTGGACTACCACGAAACCCTTATGGCTGCCGCCGGCGAGAAAGCCGAGGAAGCCCTGCACAGCGCCATCAACAATCCCGATGGCTTCATCTGCGTCGTCGAGGGCGCCATCCCGATGAAGGACGGCGGCATCTACGGCAAGGTGGCCGGCAAGACCATGTACGACCTGGTCGCCGAAGTGGCCCCCAAGGCCAAGGCCGTCATCGCCATCGGCAACTGCGCGAACTTCGGCGGCGTGCAGGCCGCCAAGCCCAACCCGACGGGTGCCAAGGGCGTGAACGACGCGTTCAAGGACAAGGGCATCAAGGCCATCAACATCGGCGGCTGCCCCCCGAATCCCTACAACTTCGTCGGCGCCGTGGTCCTGTACCTGCAGGGCAAGAAGATCGAGTTGGACGAGTACAGCCGTCCGCTGGCCTTCTACGGCGAGACCGTCCACGACCACTGCCCGCGCCAGAAGTACTTCGACCAGGGCATGTTCGCTCCTTCCTTCGACTCCGAGGAAGCGCGCAAGGGCTACTGCCTCTACGAGCTCGGCTGCCGCGGTCCCTACACCTTCAACAACTGCCCGACGGTGAAGTTCAACCAGACCAACTGGCCCGTCGAGGCCGGCCACCCCTGCATCGGCTGCAGCGAGCCCAATTTCTGGGACGCCATGAGCCCGTTCTACGTGCAGATGTAA
- a CDS encoding nickel-dependent hydrogenase large subunit — MSGCKTQAPGVMATPFAQNFSGPVVVDPITRIEGHYRVEVEVEKGYVKNVWTSAQLFRGLEIILKGRDPRDAAHFTQRSCGVCTNVHAVASVRCVDNAVKVVIPENATLMRNLVLAQQFLHDHIVHFYHLHALDWVDVTSALTADPAKAAKIANDISPNRKTTAADLKAVQDKLKAFVASGQLGIFTNAYFLGGHPAYYLPAEVNLIATAHYLEALRLQIKAARAMAVFGAKNPHTQFMVVGGVTNYDGLRPERIEEFRQLFRETKKFIDEVYIPDLLTVASYYKDWAKIGGTTNFFCCGEFPTDEYDLNSRYMPPGVIMGRDLGKPMAFDQMKIEEHVARSWYKGSAALHPWKGVTEPMYTSLDDREKYSWFKAPRYDGKAMEVGPLAQCLVAYAKGHPDFKPAVDMVLKKLGVGPEALFSTLGRTAARGIQTMVIAGKMEVWLDQLASNVSKGKLDIYKDWKMPDEAYGVGWADVPRGSLSHWIHIKGGKIDNFQLVVPSTWNLGPRDETGQLSAVEEALMGTPIADPKRPVEILRTVHSYDPCIACGVHVIDSQSNEVHKFRIL; from the coding sequence ATGTCCGGATGTAAGACGCAGGCTCCCGGAGTGATGGCCACTCCGTTTGCCCAGAACTTCAGCGGCCCCGTCGTGGTGGACCCGATCACCCGCATCGAGGGCCATTACCGTGTCGAGGTCGAGGTCGAGAAAGGCTACGTCAAGAACGTTTGGACCTCGGCACAGCTCTTCCGCGGCCTCGAGATCATCCTCAAGGGCCGTGACCCCCGCGACGCCGCCCACTTCACCCAGCGCTCCTGCGGCGTGTGCACGAACGTGCACGCCGTCGCCTCCGTGCGCTGCGTGGACAACGCCGTCAAGGTCGTGATCCCCGAGAACGCCACCCTGATGCGCAACCTCGTGCTCGCGCAGCAGTTCCTGCACGACCACATCGTGCACTTCTATCACCTGCACGCCCTGGACTGGGTGGACGTCACCTCCGCGCTGACCGCCGACCCGGCCAAGGCCGCCAAGATCGCCAACGACATCTCGCCCAACCGCAAGACCACCGCTGCCGATCTCAAGGCCGTCCAGGACAAGCTGAAGGCCTTCGTGGCCTCCGGCCAGCTCGGCATCTTCACCAACGCCTACTTCCTCGGCGGCCACCCGGCTTACTACCTGCCCGCCGAGGTCAACCTCATCGCCACGGCCCACTACCTGGAGGCCCTGCGCCTGCAGATCAAGGCCGCGCGCGCCATGGCCGTCTTCGGCGCCAAGAACCCGCACACCCAGTTCATGGTCGTGGGCGGCGTGACCAACTACGACGGCCTGCGCCCCGAGCGCATCGAGGAGTTCCGTCAGCTCTTCCGTGAGACCAAGAAGTTCATCGACGAGGTCTACATCCCCGACCTGCTTACCGTCGCCAGCTACTACAAGGACTGGGCGAAGATCGGCGGCACGACGAACTTCTTCTGCTGCGGCGAGTTCCCGACCGACGAGTACGATCTGAACTCCCGTTACATGCCCCCGGGCGTGATCATGGGCCGCGACCTCGGCAAGCCCATGGCCTTCGACCAGATGAAGATCGAAGAGCACGTGGCCCGCTCCTGGTACAAGGGTTCCGCCGCCCTGCATCCGTGGAAGGGCGTCACCGAGCCCATGTACACGAGCCTGGACGACCGTGAGAAGTACTCCTGGTTCAAGGCTCCCCGCTACGACGGCAAGGCCATGGAAGTCGGCCCCCTGGCGCAGTGCCTGGTGGCCTACGCCAAGGGCCATCCGGACTTCAAGCCCGCGGTGGACATGGTCCTCAAGAAGCTGGGCGTCGGCCCCGAGGCCCTCTTCTCCACCCTCGGCCGTACGGCCGCCCGCGGCATCCAGACCATGGTCATCGCCGGCAAGATGGAAGTCTGGCTGGATCAGCTGGCCTCCAACGTCTCCAAGGGCAAGCTCGACATCTACAAGGACTGGAAGATGCCGGACGAAGCCTACGGTGTGGGCTGGGCGGACGTGCCGCGCGGCTCGCTGTCCCACTGGATCCACATCAAGGGCGGCAAGATCGACAACTTCCAGCTCGTCGTGCCCTCCACCTGGAACCTCGGGCCCCGTGACGAGACCGGCCAGCTCTCCGCGGTGGAAGAGGCCCTCATG